The genome window TCGGCACCGATCTCGTCTGCATACTTCTGGGTTACTGGAGCACCGCCAATGACCACCTTTACACGATCCCGCAAGCCGCTGGCAACCAGAGCGTCAATGGTATTTTTCATCACAGGCATGGTCGTAGTGAGCAGGGCAGACATACCGATGATATGAGCGTTCTGCTCCACTGCTGCCTGTACAAAGTGTTCCGGCGAGACGTCTGTGCCAAGATCTGTGATTTGAAAACCTGCGCTTTCGAGCATCATACTCACCAGATTCTTGCCAATGTCGTGCAGATCTCCTTTGACGGTGCCGATAACTACTCTGCCTGCCCCGCTGCAGTCAGCGTCAGCCAGCAAAGGTTTGAGAACGCTCACCGCAGCAGTCATGGCCTTGGCTGCCATGAGCACTTCCGGGATGAATATATCTCCCTCCTGCATTCTATCACCAACAATGTCCATGCCCCTGACCAGTCCGTTATCAAGAATAGTTTTTGGGTCGGCGCCTTCGTCCAGAGCCTTCTGTACTAGACTGGTAACCTGGTCAGCATCCCCTGCTATTAATGTTTGCGTGATTTGCTGCAGTTCTATCATTGCTGCCTCTCCTTTGGTTGATCTTAAAAGGAATCATCAGCAATACCCAATAAGACCTCAGGCAAACTGTCTCGCCAAGGGGGCTGCCGTAGATTTCCAGACAGCCATTGACTTTCCAGGCAGGCTAAAAAGCCATTGGCACTGCCCGGGCACAGCTTCAGAAGTCAGCGTATGTAGCCATGGAGATGGTGGCCACAGGATTTGCGTATGACGAGCTGCGCCTCCAGAATAAGCTGCTGGACTATTCCTGACAGGACTCCCTCGACCTTTTTTATCAGGATCTCGGCACCCTTGGCTCCCATTTCGTATTTTTTCTGGCTGATTGTCGTCAGCTCTATCCCGGCAAACGAGGCAATTTCTGTATCGTCGAATCCCATCAGGGCGACATCTTGTGGTATCCTCAGTCCTTTTTCCAGAATGGCCTCGCGAACACCGATGGCCATATAATCGTCGTGGGCAAAATAGGCGGTGGGGGGCGTTTCCATAGCTAACAGTCTCTTGGCTGCTCGGTACGCCAGGTGGCGCTGGTAGCCTCCCTCAACAACGAGGTCCGGATCATATTCAAGGCCGCAATCTTTGAGCGCCTGCAGAGAACCACTTGTCCGCAAAGTGGCCGTAGAGGTGTTCTTTTCACCACTGACGATAGCGATGCGGTCATGGCCCAGTCGCCACAGGTGCCTTATCCCTGCATAGCCGCCGCTGTAGTTGTCCAGGACCACATAATCTACCCTGTTTTCCAGAGCGGGGTCCATGGAAAAGCGGTTGATCAGAACAAAGGGAAAACGATCTTCTAATAGCGGCACAATATTCGGATCGTCGTTTGTAACTGTGGCTAGAATGATGCCGTCAACACCCTTTGAGCGTAGCATTTCAATGGCGCGCTTCTCTGCATGCAAGTCACGGTTTGTGTTGCATAACAGCAAATTATAGCCAAATTTATTGGCATATTCTTCCACGCCCTTGGCAAGTTCGGGGAAAAATGGATCGGTGATGCTGTTGAGAATCAGGCCGATAGTGTAGCTATGGCGACTGATCAGACTCCTGGCAATATAGTTGGGCTGGTAGTTGAGCTTCTTGGCTATATTGAGGATCTTCTGGCGCGTTTTCGAGCTCACACCGGGCCGATTATTCAGCGCAATGGACACCGCTGTGGTGGAGACATTTGCCACCTTTGCAATGTCTTTTATGGTAGCCCTGTTTTTCAATAGGTACCTGTCCTGTCAGCCCGAAACCTGGAGGATTTTTGGCTAAAACGTTAAAGTTGCTCTCCACTTTACAACTGCATATCCGTGGCTGTCAAGAAAAAAGGTGTGATTTCCTGATAGATGTTTGGGGGAATGTCTCGGGCGTAATTCAGCCAGTTTAACTAGAGCGTAACAATCTAAAATTAGTAAATATTATAAGTGAATCGACAGGATCGCTGTACATTTGTTTTTTTTCTTGACAAATAAAAATTCTCTTTCTATTCTTACTTTAACGTTTAAGTTTCACCCCACTTCTTATGTTCCCCTTCTAATCATGCGCGGCAAATCGGGTGGAACGAACCCGGCAAGCCGGGTCATTTTCCTCTAGGTGATCGGACTTGTCGCTGCAACACTCATGGCAGGCGATCCGCCCACTGAGAGTTGAAGGTATAGGTCTAGAGCAAGTATGACTTTGTCACTGAAAACCTTACTTGATCCAAGGGAGGTGCATGCATGAAACGGACGTTACATGCTGGCAAGACCCAGAGCGTGGGGTTCGGCTTCAGGATCTTCTCGGACGACGAACTCTACGACATCCACCTGGCTACGCTGGAGGTGTTGCAACACACAGGAGTCTTTGTGGAAAATGAAGAAGCTCTGGAAATTCTGGACGGCGGCGGCGCGGTCATTGACAACAAGAAGAAAATCGCCAAGCTGCCGCCTTATCTGGTGGAAGATTCGCTTCGTTCCGCACCGCCAAAGTTTATTATGGCTGGTAGACGGCCAGAGGATGACTTCGTCGTAGAAAGTAATCGGGTGGGCTTCACGAATTTTAGTGAAGGTATTCTTATAGCTGATCTCGAGACGGGTGAATTGCGCGAGCCCACCAAGAAGGATGTGGCCGACTCGGCCAAGCTTGGTGACTTTCTGAGTGAAGTATCGGTGTACAACCGTGCTGTGGGGGCCCACGATGTGCCTGCAGAAGTTGCCCCGGTGCACAATGCGGAGGCATTCTTCAATAATACCACCAAGCATTGCATGATTGGTCCGTTCAGCGGCTACCAGTTGCGTCAGATAGTCAAGATGGCCAGTGCAGTTGTGGGGGGTGAAGACAGGTTGCGCCAGCGGCCTCTGGTTTCCTTTCATACCTGTCCGGTCAGTCCGCTGCGACTGGTGAACGATACTTGCGAAATTCTCATGGAATCTGCCCGTTGCGGCATGATGGTGAACGTCATTTCCATGGCCATGGCAGGAGCTTCCTCATCGATACACCTGGCTGGGACACTGGTGGACCACAACGCGGAATTATTGGCCTCGGTGACCCTCAACCAGTTAACCTGCAAAGGGGCGCCAATTATGTACGGCAGCTCCACCACCGCAATGGACCTCCGTTTTGCTGCTGCCACCGTCGGCAGCCCGGAATGCGCCATGATCAATGCCGGGGTGGCAGAGCTTGCCCGCTACAATGGTCTACCCAGCTTTGTGGCTGGTGGTTAGGGCGACAGCAAGATTGCTGATGCCCAGATTGGCCATGAAAAGACGCTCACGGGCTTGTTGACAGCGTTGGCAGGGGCCAACCTGATCTATGGCTTGGGAATGCTGGAAATGGGCGTCACTTTTGACTTCGGCCAACTGGTCATGGACAACGAATTCGCGCAGATGATCAAATACTGCGTCAGGGGAATCCCGGTAAACGACGAAACGTTGTCTGTGGATGTCATCAAAGAAATAGGACCCTTCAAGGATTTCGTCAGTCACCAGACCACTTTCAATTATATGAGATCGGTGTCACACCCGAAGTTGATCGATAGACGCAACCGGGAAAAGTGGCAGGAGCGTGGGGGCACCGATCTGCATCAGCGAGCACTCGAAGAGGCTCGGCGCATTTTGAAAGAACATCAGGTTCCACCCCTTGCCGACGAGGTTCGAGCCGAGATAAGGGCGATCGTGGAGGAGACAGAGGATCAACTGAGGGTTGGCAGACATCGACCACCATTTTAGCCGGTCCTCAATGATCGTCAGAGACTCCCGGGCAGGTAAACTGCCGCCGGATACCGGGCTTGAACTCAATGGTGGTGAGGTGGATCGTAATCCTGGCAGCAATACACTAATTGGCCTGGGACCGAACAGTCTCCCTGACAGTGAGACCCGGGGCAGTTGCACCAGGTCGAATGAGAAAGGGAGAAGGTCCACACAAGCATCTGGGAGCCGCGATCATATGGCGGGACAGCAAGCAAGAGCGGACAGCAGCCAGGGATGCTGTTTCGAGTTGAGGGTCCTCACAGATGAGCAGCTCCAGACGGTGCACCAGGCGACCCTGGATGTGCTTCACTCTGTCGGCATCAGGGTGGAGTCAGAGGAGGCGCTGGAAATCTTCCACGGTGCAGGCGCTGGAGTGGAACCTCGGGATGATTACAGCGTGGTCAGATTCCCCCCTGCTTTGATCGAGGATTGCATCAGCTCGGCACCGAGCCGCCTCGTCTATCATGGCCGCCTCCCAGAAGACGACTACGTGGCTGAACCTGGCAAAGTAGGTTTTACCACCTTTGGTGAATGCGTGCAGATAATAGATCCAGTTGACCGCCGGGTTCGATCCACAACCAAAGATGATCTGGCCAGGATCACCAGGATCTGTGACCGGCTGGAGGAGATTGTCGTGGTCGAAAGACCGGTGGGTTCTCTAGATCAATTCGCCCCGACCCAGCCTCTGCACAACTATGAAGTCATGGTCAGCAATACCAGCAAACACATCTTCCTTGGCTTTTACAGCGCCGAAAATGTCAAACGCATCGCTCAGATGGCTGCCGCCTGTGTGGGTGGAGTGGAAAACTTTCGCAGGCGCCCGACCATAACCGCCTTCAGTTGTCCAACCAGCCCGCTGGTTCTGGCAAGAATGTGTTGTGAGGTCATTATTCAATGTGCCAGGCTCGGTATTGGTGTCTGTCCAATCTCCATGGTGCTCTCCGGAGCCACGTCTCCGGCGACATTGACAGGGTCCCTTGTTGTTCATAACGCTGAAGTGCTCGCCGCCATCGCGCTAGCTCAACTGGCAGTCAGAGGCACACCCTGTACCTACGCCAGCTGCAGCACCATAATGGACTTACGGTTCGGCGTCCCGGCCACCGGCGCTCCAGAGCACGGTATGATCAGCGCCGCACTCACCAGACTGGCCCACTACTACGAGCTGCCATGCCTGGTGGGCGGGGGGCTTTCCGACAGTAAACTGCCTGATTGTCAGGCGGCCTATGAATTTGCCCTGTCAGCCACTGTGGCGGCGTTGAGTGGGGCGCACTTTGTTTACGGGGCTGGCGCCCTGGAGTCCGGACTGACCTTCGACTACGCCAAGCTTATTATGGATTGCGAGCAGATCCGCAGAATTCAACACCTGCGAAGGGGTATGCCGATCAGCAGCGACGCCCTGGCCCTGGATGTCATCAAAACCGTTGGACCCGGGGGCGATTATTTGATCCGGCAGCATACCATCGACAATATGGGGACGCTCTCCCAGGCTGACCTTTTTGACAGAAGAAACAGATCCATGTGGATGAATAAGACAGGGGGGAAAGACCTTACAGAACGAGCATATGAGAAGGCCAACCACGTTCTGGCGACGCATGAACCGGCGCCACTGCCAGGGGGGGCGGCAGAGACAATGCGAAGGATCATAACCGAGTACGAGGCTGAACTGAAGCGGAAGGATGGTCTTGCGGCCAGTACCGGAAACACGCTGAAGTGAAGTGTGGGATACTCAGACTGGCTGAACATCTGGTAGAAACCAATACCACAGGAGACGGTCAATGGATGGCGTAACGAATCAACTGATGGCAGAAAGGAGAAAGCAGGCCATTACTACAGCGGTTGGCAATGTGTCGCTGAAATTTATGGAGTCGGCTGCCGGGGCGATACTTCGTGATGTGGAGGGTCGGGAGTACATTGATTTTGCCGGAGGCATCGGCACCATGAACGTGGGTCACAGCCATCCAAAGGTTGTGGCAGCGATTAAGGCGCAGGCTGAAAAACTTACCCATACCTGTTTCATGGTCAATCCTTATGCTTCGGCGGTTGAACTGGCTGAAAAGCTTTGCCGGTTGACACCCGGTGATTTTCCAAAAAAGGCAGTCTTTCTGAACAGCGGTGCCGAGGCTGTGGAAAACGCCGTGAAAGTCGCCCGCTATACCACCAAGCGCCAGGCAATTATTGTGTTTGACAATGGCTATCATGGCCGAACACTTCTGACCATGACAATGACCACAAAGGTCAACCCATTCAAGATGGGATTTGGTCCATTTGCGCCGGAGGTCTACCGGCTGCCATTTGCAGACACCTCCGGTCCAGAAAAACTCTACGATTCTTTTGTGAGGCAGATCAATCCAGAGTCTGTTGCAGCCGTAGTCGCTGAACCCGTGCAGGGCGAAGGGGGCTTTGTGGCACCTCCAAGCGGCTATTTTCAGGAAGTTTCCAGGATATGCCGCGACAACGGTATCCTGTTCATAATGGATGAGATTCAAAGCGGTATGGGACGTACAGGCCGGATGTTCGCCAGCGAACATTGGCAAATTGAACCAGACCTCATAGTGGTTGGCAAGAGCCTTGCCGCCGGCATGCCCCTGGCCGCAGTTGTAGGAAAGTCAGAGATCATGGATGCCGTGCATGTGGGAGGACTTGGCGGCACCTATGGTGGAAACCCGGTGGCTTGTGCCGCTGCACTGGCGGTGCTGGAGATTTTCGAATCGGAATCAATGTTGGAAAAATCCCGGGCCCTGGGCAACAAACTTAGATCTCGTTTTGAAAAATGGCAGAAAAAATACAGTCTCGTGGGTGATATCAGAGGACTGGGTGCCATGCTGGGATTTGAGCTGGTAAAAGGGCCCAACCGCGATCCAGCCACAGATGAAGCCAGAGAGCTTGTCAGCTACTGCAATGAAAATGGCCTGGTTCTTCTAGTCTGCGGCATCTACGGAAACGTTGTGCGCTGCCTGGCGCCTTTTGTCATTACGGACCAGCAACTCGAAAAGGGATTTTCGATACTAGAAGCAGGCCTGGAGCACATCCACCAGTAGGAACTCCTGATGAATCTGGGGGTAGAGGACAGTACAGGGACGACTGCAGAGATTCGAGCATCAGTCGGCCCCCAGAGTTCTTTGCAGGTCTTGTCACATTAACGGAAGAGGCTACCTGAGGGGGAATTGTCATGTTTGGGCAGTATGGCAGGATTTTGAAGATCAACGTAACCGACCAGAGCTATCACTTTGAGAACATTGAGGAAACTATTTACTCGGCTTACCTCGGCGGCAAAGGGCTGGCTTCCTATCTCCTTCATTTGTTCAATCCACCGGGCATCGATCCCTTACACCCGGACAACTGCCTGATCTTTTCCACAGGGCCATTTACCGGCAGCAAGATCTGGGGAGGATGTCGCTATGGTGTGTTCACAAAGTCACCGCAAACAGGGCTGTACGCTGAATCCTACTCGGGCGGCAAAGTGCCAGAGGCCATAGATGCTGCCGGCTATGACGCCATTATCATTCAAGGCAAGAGCGAACAACCGATTGTCCTGGAGATAAGCCCAGAGGCAGTTAAATTTCATGCTGCCGAGAATCTCTGGGGCAGGGAAACTTACGAGACCGAAGATGCGGTCTTGATCAGATACGGCAGCTCTGAAGGCCGGTATAGAAAGACAGGGGCCGTGGTTATTGGACCGGCAGCGGAAAATGGGGTCTGTTTTGGCGTAATAAAGAACGACCACTGGAGATCAGCCGGCAGAACAGGAGTGGGGACCGTCCTGGGGGCCAAGAAGGTGAAGGCCGTTGTCTTCAAGGGCGATCGAAAACGGCCACTTTATGACGAAGAAAAGGTCAGGGCCATAGCCAGGAAAATGGCTGCTGCCGCCAAAGACAACCCTGGAGTCCATGCTTATAAAGCCATGGGCACTTCCCAGCTGGTGAAGATTGTCAACAGCGCCAACGCCTTTCCCACCCGCTACTGGGCCGAGGGCAGGTTCGACAAATGGGAAAACATCAGTGCTGACGCCCTGCACAGCAGATGCGAAGTCAAGGCGAATGCCTGCCTCAGGTGCTTTATGGCTTGTGGCCGGATGACTACCGTCAAGCACGGTCGACACGCCGGGCTAAA of Deltaproteobacteria bacterium contains these proteins:
- a CDS encoding LacI family DNA-binding transcriptional regulator, which encodes MKNRATIKDIAKVANVSTTAVSIALNNRPGVSSKTRQKILNIAKKLNYQPNYIARSLISRHSYTIGLILNSITDPFFPELAKGVEEYANKFGYNLLLCNTNRDLHAEKRAIEMLRSKGVDGIILATVTNDDPNIVPLLEDRFPFVLINRFSMDPALENRVDYVVLDNYSGGYAGIRHLWRLGHDRIAIVSGEKNTSTATLRTSGSLQALKDCGLEYDPDLVVEGGYQRHLAYRAAKRLLAMETPPTAYFAHDDYMAIGVREAILEKGLRIPQDVALMGFDDTEIASFAGIELTTISQKKYEMGAKGAEILIKKVEGVLSGIVQQLILEAQLVIRKSCGHHLHGYIR
- a CDS encoding trimethylamine methyltransferase family protein, whose amino-acid sequence is MADAQIGHEKTLTGLLTALAGANLIYGLGMLEMGVTFDFGQLVMDNEFAQMIKYCVRGIPVNDETLSVDVIKEIGPFKDFVSHQTTFNYMRSVSHPKLIDRRNREKWQERGGTDLHQRALEEARRILKEHQVPPLADEVRAEIRAIVEETEDQLRVGRHRPPF
- a CDS encoding trimethylamine methyltransferase family protein, translated to MKRTLHAGKTQSVGFGFRIFSDDELYDIHLATLEVLQHTGVFVENEEALEILDGGGAVIDNKKKIAKLPPYLVEDSLRSAPPKFIMAGRRPEDDFVVESNRVGFTNFSEGILIADLETGELREPTKKDVADSAKLGDFLSEVSVYNRAVGAHDVPAEVAPVHNAEAFFNNTTKHCMIGPFSGYQLRQIVKMASAVVGGEDRLRQRPLVSFHTCPVSPLRLVNDTCEILMESARCGMMVNVISMAMAGASSSIHLAGTLVDHNAELLASVTLNQLTCKGAPIMYGSSTTAMDLRFAAATVGSPECAMINAGVAELARYNGLPSFVAGG
- a CDS encoding trimethylamine methyltransferase family protein, with the protein product MIVRDSRAGKLPPDTGLELNGGEVDRNPGSNTLIGLGPNSLPDSETRGSCTRSNEKGRRSTQASGSRDHMAGQQARADSSQGCCFELRVLTDEQLQTVHQATLDVLHSVGIRVESEEALEIFHGAGAGVEPRDDYSVVRFPPALIEDCISSAPSRLVYHGRLPEDDYVAEPGKVGFTTFGECVQIIDPVDRRVRSTTKDDLARITRICDRLEEIVVVERPVGSLDQFAPTQPLHNYEVMVSNTSKHIFLGFYSAENVKRIAQMAAACVGGVENFRRRPTITAFSCPTSPLVLARMCCEVIIQCARLGIGVCPISMVLSGATSPATLTGSLVVHNAEVLAAIALAQLAVRGTPCTYASCSTIMDLRFGVPATGAPEHGMISAALTRLAHYYELPCLVGGGLSDSKLPDCQAAYEFALSATVAALSGAHFVYGAGALESGLTFDYAKLIMDCEQIRRIQHLRRGMPISSDALALDVIKTVGPGGDYLIRQHTIDNMGTLSQADLFDRRNRSMWMNKTGGKDLTERAYEKANHVLATHEPAPLPGGAAETMRRIITEYEAELKRKDGLAASTGNTLK
- a CDS encoding aldehyde ferredoxin oxidoreductase family protein; the encoded protein is MFGQYGRILKINVTDQSYHFENIEETIYSAYLGGKGLASYLLHLFNPPGIDPLHPDNCLIFSTGPFTGSKIWGGCRYGVFTKSPQTGLYAESYSGGKVPEAIDAAGYDAIIIQGKSEQPIVLEISPEAVKFHAAENLWGRETYETEDAVLIRYGSSEGRYRKTGAVVIGPAAENGVCFGVIKNDHWRSAGRTGVGTVLGAKKVKAVVFKGDRKRPLYDEEKVRAIARKMAAAAKDNPGVHAYKAMGTSQLVKIVNSANAFPTRYWAEGRFDKWENISADALHSRCEVKANACLRCFMACGRMTTVKHGRHAGLKLEGPEYETIFAFGGLCLVDSIEEIAYLNDLCDRLGMDTISAGNLCAFTIEARKRAKTDYEIDYGDVDGIAKLLTMIAYRDGIGDILARGIKYAAREWALEDIAVHVKGMEPAGYDPRVLKGMGLAFATSDRGACHLRTTFYKPELSGMIAPEQIEGKAELLVDFEDRLTIFDALILCRFYRDLYQWEILGETVQAVTGLSPDKEALRAIAASIANIVRRFNIREGLQPEDDWLPKKLFEKLEKTGQQLKREELAYMRKEYYRLRGWNEDGIPA
- a CDS encoding corrinoid protein; translation: MIELQQITQTLIAGDADQVTSLVQKALDEGADPKTILDNGLVRGMDIVGDRMQEGDIFIPEVLMAAKAMTAAVSVLKPLLADADCSGAGRVVIGTVKGDLHDIGKNLVSMMLESAGFQITDLGTDVSPEHFVQAAVEQNAHIIGMSALLTTTMPVMKNTIDALVASGLRDRVKVVIGGAPVTQKYADEIGADGYAADAGSASKLAKELVA
- the gabT gene encoding 4-aminobutyrate--2-oxoglutarate transaminase, which produces MDGVTNQLMAERRKQAITTAVGNVSLKFMESAAGAILRDVEGREYIDFAGGIGTMNVGHSHPKVVAAIKAQAEKLTHTCFMVNPYASAVELAEKLCRLTPGDFPKKAVFLNSGAEAVENAVKVARYTTKRQAIIVFDNGYHGRTLLTMTMTTKVNPFKMGFGPFAPEVYRLPFADTSGPEKLYDSFVRQINPESVAAVVAEPVQGEGGFVAPPSGYFQEVSRICRDNGILFIMDEIQSGMGRTGRMFASEHWQIEPDLIVVGKSLAAGMPLAAVVGKSEIMDAVHVGGLGGTYGGNPVACAAALAVLEIFESESMLEKSRALGNKLRSRFEKWQKKYSLVGDIRGLGAMLGFELVKGPNRDPATDEARELVSYCNENGLVLLVCGIYGNVVRCLAPFVITDQQLEKGFSILEAGLEHIHQ